From the genome of Methanothrix soehngenii GP6:
ACATGCATGGTCTGGTTGTCCTCAGTCTGGATCCTGATCTCGAACTTGCCAGGCTTGCCCACAATATCCTGAGCTGAGGCCACATCCATTCCCGCAAGGTCGATGAGGATGTACTTATTATCCACCATCCTCACTCTGATGTCCTGCAGCCCCAGGCGGTTGAGCTTGGAGTCAAGAACCCTTTTTGTCTCTTCCACAGTGTCCTGGGTCAGGCCCTCGATGAAGGTATCCTCGCCAGCGGGCACTTTTCCACCCACCGGTGCGAGGAGGGCGTCAAGGGATTCCCTGGTAACATTAGTCCTGATCTCATACAGGACGGGGGCAAACTGCACTATCTTGACGTCAGCATCAAGGTTCTTTTGCAGGTAAGTGATGATTATCGTCTCGGGAGCAGCAGGTATGGTGATCTTAGTGGCGTTGGCAAGCGATGCTGTCTCTGCGCCCAAATATCCCAGGTCATCGGGTAGAGTCGGATCGATCTTGCCCGGCACAGTCACAATATAGCTGTCGCCATGCCTCTCGACAGTGTTGGTGGAAAACTGATACTCGAGAATGCTCTCAGGATCTGCATCCACCTGGACCATAGCCCCCTGCAGCTTGAGCTGAAGGTACGATCCGCCCTGAAGGTCCAGGCCGTACTTAAGGCCGAAGGCCCCCAAACAGATCAACGCCGCCGCTAGGAATAAGGCGAATAATAGTACCCTCTTGTCTTTAGACAGGTCTTCTATCAAGCTCATCTCTTCTGCCCCCTTGCTGCCTTTCGTGGCCGGCTAAGGTACCATCTCAGCCCCTGAGCATTGGTGACCCAGGTGTTAAAGAGATCCGCTGCCAGGCCGAAGATGAGCACTGTCGACATATCGGCTATCACATCCATTCTGCTGAATGAGGGCAGTACGAGGTGAAGGAGGTTGGAGACCAAAATGAGCGATATCACAGCGGCAGCTGAGGTTCCCGCCATGGTTAGGCCTGTGCCCATTGCCCCCTTTATCTTATCGTCTGTATCCCCTTTGCGCTTCAAGACCCTCATGGTGAGCAGAATATCGGTATCAACAGAGTAGCCGATGAGCATGAGAAGCGCAGCCACAGTCCCCAGGGAGAGCTGGACTCCAGTCAGATTCATGGATGCCGCTGCCGTCAATATGTCAGCCAGGGCGCAGAGCACCACCAGCAATGAGACAAAGGCCTGCCTGAATACGATGAATACCACCAAGGCCATGAGGATGAACGAGAGTGGGAGGTACCTTATTACCTGGGCCTGAAGCTCCTGGCTGTATATGGGTCCCATATGTCTGATCTCAGCATTATCGCCGTACTTGGTAACGATCTGCTGAGCAAGTTCTGTATACTCCTCATCGCTCATGGGGCCGAACTGAATCATGTATCGGCTGCCCACGTCTCTCACATCTGCCAGAGGGTATTTATCATACTCTACGACCACGGCATCTTTAGATTCAGTAGCCGGCACTGTTGCTAATGTGCCTCCCGTGAACTCTATCCCCAGATTCACGGGCGATCCCGTGTTGAGATAGGTTACACCCAAGCTGATCAATGCTAAGATGATGACGATTATGGGAATCAGCATCATCTGCTTGGGCGGATACTTGGAAATGATATCGTCCAGTTCCATATAATTCTCCTCGAAATCGATCTGATCAACCCACCGCTTGGTTTCTGTGGCTCTGGTTGGTGTCTGCTGGCCTATTAGCCGGCATCAAATGACTCATGATTAGCATCTTCTGGCCCTTTTTCAGAATATTTAAATCTATTTACAGCATGCTATCCGATTTTTTCCCATTTCTGCAGGCTTACCACCTGAGATAGCGTCTTTCCCCGGCTGATCTCCTCAAAGAGCCTGTTTTCCGTCTTCTCGACCTCTTTTGCTCTTCTTGCGATCTCATATGCCCTCTCTTTGGGAATTACCACCACTCCGCTGTCATCGCCAACGATATAGTCGCCAGGCCGGACCGTCTGGCCGCCACAGACTATCTCAGAGTTGATCTCTCCCATACCTTTTGGGTCCCCTGCATTGGGAACTACATCCGACGAGAAGAGCGGGTAGTCCATCGGCCTTATCTCCTGCAGGTCTCGCACTGCACCATCGACGACCACGCCCTCAATCCCACGGATCTTGCAGCTCAGGGTGGCCAGTCCTCCCCAGGGGGCGATGCTGTTGCTTCCGTTGTAGATCACCAGCACATCACCGGGACCGGCCAGGTCTATGGCCTCGACGGGCTTTGCCCAGTCACCGGCGAAGGTCTGCACGGTTATCGCCTTTCCCACGATCTTCTTTCCCGGAATCAGGGGATGAATTCCGCGCATGGCCCCTTTGCGGTGCATGGCATCGGAGATATTGGATGAAGAGACGCTGCGCAGCAGGGAGACGATCTCCTCTTCCAGGCTCATCTTGGGGGCGGTGCTGGCCTGGGCAACGTCGATAGATTCGCGAATCTTCCGGGCTGACTCGGTAACATTCGCGCTGCGCACTATGCTTCCGCCGACAATGACAATGGCGGCACCGCTGGCCACGGCGTCAGCAGCGGAAGCCGCGTCCATTCCCCCTGCAGCAGCCACCGGGGTCTTTACCTCTTTGACGATCTGCTTGAGAAAATCTATGGTGTCCTTGCCGGTCATCTGCTGGTCTATTCCCACATGAACGCAGATGTAGTCCACTCCCAGTTCTTCCAGCTCACGGGAACGGCCAACCGGATCGGGAACCGTGAGCAGATCCATCAT
Proteins encoded in this window:
- a CDS encoding protein translocase subunit SecF, coding for MELDDIISKYPPKQMMLIPIIVIILALISLGVTYLNTGSPVNLGIEFTGGTLATVPATESKDAVVVEYDKYPLADVRDVGSRYMIQFGPMSDEEYTELAQQIVTKYGDNAEIRHMGPIYSQELQAQVIRYLPLSFILMALVVFIVFRQAFVSLLVVLCALADILTAAASMNLTGVQLSLGTVAALLMLIGYSVDTDILLTMRVLKRKGDTDDKIKGAMGTGLTMAGTSAAAVISLILVSNLLHLVLPSFSRMDVIADMSTVLIFGLAADLFNTWVTNAQGLRWYLSRPRKAARGQKR
- a CDS encoding orotidine 5'-phosphate decarboxylase / HUMPS family protein, coding for MDLLELDRSIQIAKEAVLGGADWIEAGTPLIKSEGMDSVREMKKALPGTKIVADMKTVDTGAMEVEMAAKAGADIVALLAASDNSTVEDALRAARKYGVQIMMDLLTVPDPVGRSRELEELGVDYICVHVGIDQQMTGKDTIDFLKQIVKEVKTPVAAAGGMDAASAADAVASGAAIVIVGGSIVRSANVTESARKIRESIDVAQASTAPKMSLEEEIVSLLRSVSSSNISDAMHRKGAMRGIHPLIPGKKIVGKAITVQTFAGDWAKPVEAIDLAGPGDVLVIYNGSNSIAPWGGLATLSCKIRGIEGVVVDGAVRDLQEIRPMDYPLFSSDVVPNAGDPKGMGEINSEIVCGGQTVRPGDYIVGDDSGVVVIPKERAYEIARRAKEVEKTENRLFEEISRGKTLSQVVSLQKWEKIG